One Rhizobiales bacterium GAS188 DNA window includes the following coding sequences:
- a CDS encoding Lactate dehydrogenase, which translates to MTETVDIVLTGPLPGATADGLDNAFHVYRPFTGAEQQAKLEGAAAQIRGVAAGASHEPLNDAFFDLYPKLEILASCGVGYDHIDAKAAAKRGIIVTNTPDVLTEEVADTALGLLISTIRRLPQADAYVRAGKWLAKPFPFTDTLRGKSMGIAGLGRIGKAIARRAEAFGIGVSYHSRSPQRGVPYPYYPTLEGMAQAVDILMVITPGGAATRHLINARILEALGPHGTLINMSRGSVVDEQALIAALKAGKIASAGLDVFENEPNVPQELIAMENVVLLPHVGSASVHTRNAMGNLVVDNLKSWFSGKGPLTPVVETPWPRQAKA; encoded by the coding sequence ATGACCGAGACCGTCGATATCGTGCTGACAGGCCCCCTCCCCGGCGCGACCGCCGACGGGCTCGACAACGCCTTTCACGTCTATCGCCCCTTCACTGGAGCCGAGCAGCAGGCGAAACTCGAGGGTGCCGCGGCCCAAATCCGCGGTGTGGCGGCCGGCGCCAGCCACGAACCTCTCAACGATGCCTTTTTCGATCTCTACCCCAAACTCGAGATCCTGGCCTCATGCGGGGTCGGCTATGATCATATCGACGCCAAGGCAGCGGCGAAGCGCGGCATCATCGTCACGAATACCCCCGACGTCCTGACCGAGGAGGTAGCCGACACCGCCCTTGGCCTGCTGATCTCGACGATCAGGCGCTTGCCGCAAGCCGACGCCTATGTGCGCGCCGGCAAATGGTTGGCGAAGCCTTTTCCGTTCACCGACACGCTGCGCGGCAAGAGCATGGGCATCGCCGGCCTCGGCCGCATCGGCAAGGCGATCGCGCGACGCGCCGAGGCCTTCGGGATCGGCGTCTCCTATCACAGCCGTTCGCCGCAGCGAGGCGTGCCCTATCCCTATTACCCGACGCTCGAAGGCATGGCGCAGGCGGTCGACATCCTCATGGTGATCACGCCCGGAGGCGCGGCGACCCGGCATCTCATCAATGCCAGGATTCTCGAGGCGCTCGGCCCGCACGGCACGTTGATCAACATGTCGCGCGGCTCTGTGGTCGATGAGCAGGCGCTGATCGCCGCGCTGAAGGCCGGCAAGATCGCGAGCGCCGGCCTCGATGTCTTCGAGAACGAGCCGAATGTGCCCCAAGAGCTGATCGCCATGGAGAACGTCGTGCTGCTGCCGCATGTGGGCTCGGCATCCGTGCATACGCGCAACGCCATGGGCAATCTCGTCGTCGATAATCTCAAGAGCTGGTTCTCCGGCAAAGGACCGCTGACCCCCGTCGTCGAGACCCCCTGGCCGAGACAAGCTAAGGCCTGA
- a CDS encoding threonyl-tRNA synthetase produces the protein MITLTFPDGAQRQFQQGVSGAEIAKGISPSLLKRTVAMALDGVVSDLADPIEHDARIEFVTREDPRALELIRHDAAHVLAEAVQELFPGTQVTIGPVIENGFYYDFARNQPFTPEDFPAIEKKMREIIARDKPFTKREVSREEAKAFFRDKGENFKVELVDAIPPGDMIKFYDQGGWIDLCRGPHMTSTGKVGEAFKLMKVAGAYWRGDANNPMLTRIYGTAFAKREDLDAYLKQIEEAEKRDHRRLGREMDLFHFQEEGPGVVFWHAKGWTLFQQIIAYMRRRLAGDYQEVNAPQILDRALWETSGHWDWYRENMFVTKTEDDRVFAFKPMNCPGHIQIFKHGLKSYRDLPMRLAEFGSVARYEPSGALHGLLRVRAFTQDDAHVFCTEEQLAAECLKINELILSVYKDFGFENVVVKLATRPEKRVGTDAMWDHAEDVLSRVLKQIAAESGGRIKTGVNPGEGTFYGPKFEYVLRDAIGRDWQCGTTQVDFNLPERFGMFYIDQDGQKKTPVMVHRAICGSMERFSGILIEHFAGHFPLWLAPLQVMVATITSEADDYATEVLKAARARGLRAEADLRNEKITYKVREHSLVKTPVLLVVGKKEAAERTVSIRRLGSNETRTLSLDAALAALLDEARAPDLLRSEPVPLGAAAE, from the coding sequence ATGATCACCCTGACATTTCCCGACGGCGCACAGCGCCAATTCCAGCAAGGCGTCAGCGGCGCCGAGATCGCCAAGGGCATCTCGCCTTCGCTGCTGAAGCGGACGGTCGCCATGGCGCTCGACGGCGTCGTCAGCGATCTCGCCGACCCGATCGAGCATGACGCCAGGATCGAGTTCGTGACGCGCGAGGATCCGCGTGCGCTCGAGCTCATCCGCCATGACGCCGCCCATGTGCTCGCCGAGGCTGTGCAGGAGCTTTTTCCCGGAACGCAGGTGACCATCGGGCCGGTGATCGAGAACGGCTTCTATTACGATTTCGCCCGCAACCAGCCCTTCACGCCGGAGGATTTCCCGGCGATCGAGAAGAAGATGCGCGAGATCATCGCGCGCGACAAACCTTTCACCAAGCGCGAAGTTTCGCGCGAGGAGGCGAAGGCGTTCTTTCGCGACAAGGGCGAGAACTTCAAGGTCGAGCTGGTCGACGCCATCCCGCCGGGCGACATGATCAAGTTCTACGACCAGGGCGGCTGGATCGATCTCTGCCGCGGCCCGCATATGACCTCGACCGGCAAGGTGGGGGAGGCCTTCAAGCTGATGAAGGTCGCCGGCGCCTATTGGCGCGGCGATGCCAACAACCCGATGCTGACACGCATCTACGGCACCGCCTTCGCCAAGCGCGAGGATCTCGACGCCTATCTCAAGCAGATCGAGGAGGCCGAGAAGCGCGACCACCGTCGTCTCGGCCGCGAAATGGATCTCTTCCATTTCCAGGAGGAGGGGCCTGGCGTCGTCTTCTGGCACGCCAAGGGCTGGACCCTGTTCCAGCAGATCATCGCCTATATGCGTCGGCGGCTCGCCGGCGACTATCAGGAGGTCAATGCGCCGCAGATCCTCGACAGGGCGCTGTGGGAAACTTCAGGCCATTGGGATTGGTATCGCGAGAACATGTTCGTGACCAAGACCGAGGATGACCGCGTCTTCGCCTTCAAGCCGATGAACTGCCCGGGCCATATCCAGATCTTCAAGCATGGCCTGAAATCCTATCGCGACTTGCCGATGCGTCTCGCCGAGTTCGGCTCCGTGGCCCGTTACGAGCCTTCGGGTGCGCTGCACGGGTTGTTGCGGGTGCGCGCCTTCACGCAGGATGACGCGCATGTCTTCTGCACCGAGGAGCAACTTGCCGCCGAATGCCTGAAGATCAACGAGCTGATCTTGTCGGTCTACAAGGATTTCGGCTTCGAGAACGTCGTGGTGAAGCTTGCGACGCGGCCTGAGAAACGTGTCGGCACCGACGCCATGTGGGACCATGCCGAGGATGTGCTGAGCCGTGTGCTGAAGCAGATCGCGGCGGAGTCCGGCGGACGCATCAAGACGGGGGTCAATCCAGGCGAAGGTACATTCTACGGCCCGAAATTCGAATATGTGCTGCGCGACGCCATCGGCCGGGACTGGCAATGCGGCACGACGCAGGTCGATTTCAACCTGCCGGAACGTTTCGGCATGTTCTATATCGACCAGGACGGGCAGAAGAAGACGCCGGTGATGGTGCATCGCGCCATCTGTGGCTCGATGGAACGCTTCTCGGGCATTCTCATCGAGCATTTCGCAGGGCATTTCCCGCTTTGGCTGGCGCCGCTGCAGGTCATGGTCGCCACCATCACCTCGGAGGCCGACGATTATGCCACCGAAGTGCTCAAGGCGGCGCGTGCCCGGGGGCTGCGCGCCGAGGCCGATCTGCGCAACGAGAAGATCACCTACAAGGTGCGCGAGCATTCGCTGGTGAAGACCCCGGTGCTGCTCGTGGTCGGCAAGAAGGAGGCGGCCGAACGCACCGTCTCGATCCGCCGGCTCGGCTCGAACGAGACGCGCACCCTGTCGCTCGACGCAGCGCTCGCGGCTCTCCTCGACGAGGCTCGCGCGCCCGATCTGCTCAGATCGGAGCCGGTGCCGCTCGGGGCCGCGGCCGAATGA
- a CDS encoding chromosome partitioning protein, whose product MVSASDPPDLRSAHVIVVGNEKGGTGKSTLSIHIVIALLKAGYRVASIDLDTRQRTLTRFLENRQSWGTNANRPIELPFHHALERGGKDSAGENEIVEFTSFAEAIARVEHAFEFVVIDTPASDSYLMRLAHSLADTLVTPMNDSFIDVDVLARVHNDRRERGATAQYAALVLEARRQRRLADAGLIDWVVVRNRIASLQSNNQRQVAGSLGRLSPELQFRMADGFGDRVIFRELFPVGLTVLDSIEEVTDKGALSASQASARAEIEALIDVLRLPTRTADIAHMEARHLWFTQTAEFYKELVASGPAAQM is encoded by the coding sequence ATGGTGTCCGCGAGCGATCCACCCGATCTCAGAAGCGCCCATGTGATCGTGGTCGGCAATGAGAAAGGCGGCACGGGCAAGTCCACGCTCTCGATTCATATCGTGATCGCCCTCTTGAAGGCCGGCTATCGCGTCGCCTCGATCGATCTCGACACGCGCCAGCGCACGCTCACGCGCTTCCTGGAGAATCGCCAATCCTGGGGCACCAACGCCAACCGCCCGATCGAGCTGCCTTTCCATCATGCGCTCGAGCGCGGCGGCAAGGACAGCGCCGGCGAGAACGAGATCGTCGAGTTCACCTCATTCGCGGAGGCCATCGCGCGCGTCGAGCATGCCTTCGAATTCGTGGTCATCGACACGCCGGCGAGCGACAGCTACCTCATGCGGCTCGCTCATTCGCTCGCCGATACGCTGGTGACGCCGATGAACGATTCCTTCATCGATGTGGACGTGCTGGCGCGGGTCCACAATGACCGGCGCGAGCGCGGCGCCACGGCTCAATATGCCGCCCTGGTCCTCGAGGCGCGCCGGCAGCGCCGGCTCGCCGATGCCGGGCTGATCGACTGGGTGGTGGTGCGCAATCGCATCGCCTCGCTGCAGTCGAACAACCAGCGGCAAGTGGCCGGCAGCCTCGGGCGCCTGTCGCCCGAGCTGCAGTTCCGCATGGCCGACGGCTTCGGCGACCGGGTCATCTTCCGCGAGCTGTTCCCGGTCGGCCTCACCGTGCTCGATTCCATCGAGGAGGTCACCGACAAGGGCGCGCTGTCGGCGTCGCAGGCCTCCGCGCGCGCCGAGATCGAGGCGCTGATCGATGTGCTTCGCCTGCCGACCCGCACGGCCGACATCGCCCATATGGAAGCCCGCCATCTCTGGTTCACGCAGACGGCGGAGTTCTACAAGGAGCTGGTGGCGAGCGGCCCGGCGGCGCAGATGTAA
- a CDS encoding carbohydrate ABC transporter ATP-binding protein, CUT1 family, with translation MASVSIKDIRKAYGSTAVIHGIDVEILDGEFVTLVGPSGCGKSTLLRMIAGLEEITSGEIRIGERVVNDVPPKERDIAMVFQNYALYPHMTVADNMAFSLKLKRAPKAEIAARVDKAAGILGLRALLDRYPRQLSGGQRQRVAMGRAIVRDPQVFLFDEPLSNLDAKLRVAMRAEIKDLHQRLKTTTVYVTHDQIEAMTMADKIVVLHDGHVEQIGAPLDLYDRPANLFVAGFIGSPAMNVLKGRISSGAKPAFKAENGVELPLASAPSASDGKPASYGFRPEHLRIAQDGVAAEVVVVEPTGSETQVMLKLGGSDIVAVFRDRIAARPGEIIKIAPDLATVHLFDGESGQRLAA, from the coding sequence ATGGCGAGCGTCAGCATCAAGGATATCCGCAAGGCCTATGGATCGACCGCGGTCATCCACGGGATCGATGTCGAGATCCTGGACGGCGAGTTTGTCACCCTGGTCGGTCCCTCCGGCTGCGGCAAATCCACGCTTTTGCGCATGATCGCCGGCCTCGAGGAGATTACGTCGGGCGAAATCCGCATCGGCGAGCGCGTGGTGAACGACGTGCCGCCGAAAGAGCGCGACATCGCCATGGTGTTCCAGAACTATGCGCTCTACCCGCATATGACGGTCGCCGACAACATGGCCTTCTCGCTGAAGCTCAAGCGCGCGCCCAAGGCCGAGATCGCGGCGCGCGTCGACAAGGCCGCCGGGATCCTCGGATTGCGGGCGCTCCTCGATCGCTATCCGCGCCAGCTTTCGGGCGGCCAGCGCCAGCGCGTCGCCATGGGGCGCGCCATCGTGCGCGATCCGCAGGTGTTCCTGTTCGACGAGCCCTTGTCGAATCTGGACGCCAAATTGCGCGTCGCCATGCGGGCCGAGATCAAGGACCTGCATCAGCGCCTCAAGACCACCACGGTCTATGTGACGCATGACCAGATCGAGGCCATGACCATGGCCGATAAGATCGTGGTGCTCCATGACGGGCATGTCGAGCAGATCGGGGCGCCGCTCGACCTCTATGACCGGCCGGCCAATCTCTTCGTCGCAGGCTTCATCGGCTCGCCGGCCATGAACGTCCTGAAAGGGCGCATTTCCAGTGGCGCGAAGCCTGCCTTCAAGGCGGAGAACGGCGTCGAGCTGCCGCTCGCGAGCGCGCCCAGCGCCTCCGACGGCAAGCCCGCCTCCTATGGCTTCAGGCCCGAACATCTGCGCATCGCCCAGGACGGGGTGGCGGCCGAGGTCGTGGTGGTCGAACCGACCGGCTCGGAGACGCAGGTGATGCTGAAGCTCGGCGGCTCCGACATCGTCGCCGTGTTCCGCGACCGGATCGCGGCGCGCCCGGGCGAGATCATCAAGATCGCCCCGGACCTGGCGACCGTGCATCTCTTCGACGGGGAAAGCGGCCAGCGATTGGCCGCCTGA
- a CDS encoding protein-L-isoaspartate(D-aspartate) O-methyltransferase → MGVTPAKKRASLDEIRKFYAKLMAAESQSGDPRIERVFELVPREAFVPPGPWKIMVNHRYFQTPSADPAYLYQNALVALDAAKGINNGEPFLHAAWIGAVEPKPGDAICHIGAGTGYYTAFLSMLALPGGSVEAFEIDEDLALKARHNLKPFENVAVTQGDATKLPLRPSDLIYVNAGVAAPPLSWLQALRPHGRMIFPWRPADRVGLAILLSRSGPDFAVKPLMPSWFIPCIGASDIDGCTKAPDTREAWSARSLWLTSDRSPDETAVAIYEHAWFSTAPAAVEA, encoded by the coding sequence ATGGGTGTCACGCCTGCAAAGAAGCGAGCCAGTCTCGACGAGATCAGGAAATTTTATGCGAAGCTGATGGCGGCGGAGAGCCAATCCGGAGACCCCCGTATCGAGAGGGTATTCGAGCTTGTGCCGCGCGAAGCGTTCGTGCCGCCGGGGCCTTGGAAGATCATGGTGAACCACCGCTACTTCCAGACCCCGAGCGCTGATCCCGCCTATCTCTATCAGAATGCCTTGGTGGCTCTCGATGCGGCCAAGGGGATCAATAACGGCGAGCCCTTCCTGCATGCTGCCTGGATCGGCGCGGTCGAGCCGAAGCCTGGCGACGCCATCTGTCATATCGGCGCCGGCACCGGCTATTACACCGCTTTCCTGTCGATGCTGGCGCTGCCGGGCGGCAGCGTCGAAGCGTTCGAGATCGACGAAGATCTGGCGCTGAAGGCGCGCCACAACCTCAAGCCGTTCGAGAATGTTGCCGTGACACAGGGCGATGCGACCAAGCTTCCCTTGCGGCCCTCGGACCTCATCTATGTCAATGCCGGGGTTGCGGCACCACCGCTCTCATGGCTGCAAGCCCTTCGCCCGCATGGCCGCATGATCTTCCCCTGGCGGCCAGCCGACAGGGTCGGGCTCGCCATCCTGCTCTCTCGCTCCGGCCCGGATTTCGCGGTGAAGCCCCTGATGCCGTCATGGTTCATCCCCTGCATCGGAGCCTCGGATATCGATGGATGCACAAAGGCACCCGACACCCGGGAAGCCTGGTCCGCACGATCGCTCTGGTTGACCTCGGACCGATCGCCCGACGAGACCGCCGTGGCAATCTACGAACATGCCTGGTTCTCCACTGCGCCAGCCGCCGTCGAGGCGTAA
- a CDS encoding amino acid/amide ABC transporter substrate-binding protein, HAAT family, translated as MRRVALALTAFASMIAAGSAQAQISDVVKIGVLTDLSSLYSDATGKGSVVAAQMAAEDFGGKVKGKPIEIISADHQNKPDVGSSIARDWYDNQHVDAIADVPTSSIALAVQKITQDKNKVFLMSGPGSSDLTGPACSPNGIHWTYDTFALSQVVAKALLARKDDTWFFITADYAFGHALERDAADTVKANGGTVLGNVNAPFNNQDFSSFLLQAQGSKAKVVGLANAGGDTQTALKQAAEFGLTEGGQKVAALLVEITDTHSLGLKTAQGLLAADAFYWDRDDESRAFSKRFFAKVGAMPTMIQAGVYSSITHYLKAIDATGSDEAKTVIAKMKATPINDFFAKNGHIREDGRMVHDMYLVQAKKPSESKGEWDLYTILATIPGDQAFRPMADGGCPLVKK; from the coding sequence ATGAGACGTGTCGCGCTTGCGCTGACGGCCTTCGCTTCGATGATCGCCGCAGGAAGTGCCCAGGCCCAGATTTCCGACGTTGTGAAGATCGGCGTGCTGACCGACCTGTCGAGCCTCTACTCGGACGCGACCGGCAAGGGGTCGGTGGTGGCGGCGCAGATGGCGGCTGAGGATTTCGGCGGCAAGGTCAAGGGCAAGCCGATCGAGATCATCAGCGCCGATCACCAGAACAAGCCCGATGTCGGCTCCTCCATCGCGCGTGACTGGTACGACAACCAGCATGTCGATGCGATCGCCGACGTGCCCACCTCCTCGATCGCGCTCGCCGTGCAGAAGATCACCCAGGACAAGAACAAGGTGTTCCTGATGTCGGGGCCGGGCTCCTCCGATCTGACGGGGCCTGCCTGCTCGCCGAATGGCATTCACTGGACCTACGACACTTTTGCGCTGAGCCAGGTCGTCGCCAAGGCGCTTCTGGCGCGCAAGGACGATACCTGGTTCTTCATCACCGCCGACTACGCCTTCGGCCATGCGCTCGAGCGCGACGCGGCCGACACCGTGAAGGCGAATGGCGGGACCGTGCTGGGCAATGTCAACGCGCCCTTCAACAATCAGGATTTCTCGTCCTTCCTGCTGCAGGCGCAAGGGTCGAAGGCGAAGGTCGTCGGGCTCGCTAATGCCGGCGGCGATACGCAGACCGCGCTCAAGCAGGCGGCCGAGTTCGGCTTGACCGAAGGCGGCCAGAAGGTGGCGGCGCTCCTGGTCGAGATCACGGATACCCATAGCCTCGGCCTCAAGACCGCGCAGGGGTTGCTCGCAGCCGACGCCTTCTACTGGGATCGCGACGATGAGAGCCGGGCCTTCTCCAAGCGTTTCTTCGCCAAGGTCGGCGCCATGCCGACCATGATCCAGGCGGGCGTCTATTCCTCGATCACCCATTACCTCAAAGCAATCGATGCCACCGGCAGCGATGAGGCGAAGACAGTCATCGCCAAGATGAAGGCGACCCCGATCAACGACTTCTTCGCCAAGAACGGCCATATCCGCGAGGATGGCCGCATGGTGCACGACATGTATCTCGTGCAGGCGAAGAAGCCATCCGAGTCGAAAGGCGAATGGGATCTCTACACGATCCTTGCGACCATCCCCGGTGACCAGGCCTTTCGCCCGATGGCTGATGGCGGATGTCCGCTCGTCAAGAAGTAG
- a CDS encoding protease FtsH subunit HflK yields MPWSNQSGGGGPWRPQGQGPWGQGPSGGNGGRQPPDFEDMIRRLQARLGGWFGGGSDGFSGKAILFLVLVGVLIWLATGLYTVQPKEVGLNLVFGRYVGTVGPGLNVNWPYPIGDHIKVQVLGTNTLEIGVSGPEIATRGARPNVEGLMLTGDDNIVDIDFSVQWQVDPARPQDYAFNIEDPEGTIKAVAESVMREVVGRRDIIDIITKDREAIAQEVKTQMQKILDSYKAGVQIQIVNLLKDAPPPEVTAAFQDVQAASIDRETLQNQAATYASKVVPEAKGEASKIIQAAEGYRTRTVAEAKGAASRFDQVYAEFKNAPDVTRERMYLETMERVFGGMDKVILDQGAGQGGSVLPYLPLGDLQRRQAQGAAK; encoded by the coding sequence ATGCCTTGGAGCAATCAGAGCGGGGGAGGCGGACCCTGGCGTCCGCAAGGGCAGGGGCCTTGGGGCCAAGGCCCTTCCGGCGGCAATGGCGGGCGTCAGCCGCCTGATTTCGAGGACATGATCCGCCGACTGCAGGCGAGGCTTGGCGGTTGGTTCGGCGGCGGCAGCGACGGCTTCAGCGGCAAGGCCATCTTGTTTCTGGTGCTGGTCGGTGTGCTGATCTGGCTGGCGACCGGGCTCTACACGGTGCAGCCGAAGGAAGTCGGACTGAACCTGGTGTTCGGGCGCTATGTCGGCACGGTCGGCCCCGGCCTCAACGTCAACTGGCCCTATCCGATCGGCGATCACATCAAGGTTCAGGTGCTCGGCACCAACACGCTCGAGATCGGCGTGAGCGGCCCCGAGATCGCGACGCGAGGGGCTCGGCCGAATGTTGAAGGGTTGATGCTGACCGGTGACGACAACATCGTCGACATCGATTTCAGCGTGCAATGGCAGGTCGATCCGGCTCGGCCGCAGGATTATGCCTTCAATATCGAGGATCCGGAGGGCACTATCAAGGCGGTCGCCGAGAGCGTCATGCGCGAAGTCGTCGGGCGTCGGGACATCATCGACATCATCACCAAGGATCGCGAGGCCATCGCGCAGGAAGTGAAGACCCAGATGCAAAAGATCCTGGATAGCTACAAAGCCGGCGTCCAGATCCAGATCGTCAATCTTCTCAAGGACGCGCCGCCGCCCGAGGTCACCGCAGCCTTCCAGGACGTGCAGGCCGCGAGCATCGATCGCGAAACCCTGCAGAACCAGGCCGCGACCTATGCGAGCAAGGTCGTGCCCGAGGCAAAGGGCGAGGCCAGCAAGATTATCCAGGCCGCGGAAGGTTATCGGACACGCACAGTCGCCGAGGCGAAGGGCGCGGCCTCCCGCTTCGACCAGGTCTATGCGGAGTTCAAGAACGCCCCGGACGTGACGCGCGAGCGCATGTATCTCGAGACCATGGAGCGGGTCTTCGGCGGCATGGACAAGGTGATATTGGACCAGGGAGCGGGGCAAGGCGGATCCGTGCTGCCCTATCTGCCGCTCGGCGATCTGCAGCGCCGGCAGGCCCAGGGAGCAGCGAAATGA
- a CDS encoding Cysteine rich repeat-containing protein, with the protein MMKTTMIAAFLICASLPASAATITMRSVIEGPCKIEVERFCNHVKPGGGRVQACLKEHLPELSRLCVKGLRAHRNSVNMHLKSRRHARRDPLFSTPATPAPRQ; encoded by the coding sequence ATGATGAAGACGACAATGATCGCAGCATTCCTGATCTGCGCATCCTTGCCGGCTTCGGCCGCGACCATCACGATGCGCAGCGTGATCGAGGGGCCTTGCAAGATCGAGGTCGAACGCTTCTGCAACCATGTGAAGCCGGGCGGCGGCCGCGTACAGGCCTGCCTCAAGGAACATTTGCCGGAGCTGTCGCGGCTCTGCGTGAAGGGCCTGCGCGCCCATCGCAACTCCGTGAACATGCATCTGAAATCGCGCCGCCATGCGCGACGCGACCCGCTCTTCTCAACTCCGGCTACGCCTGCACCGCGGCAGTAA
- a CDS encoding Predicted methyltransferase, contains TPR repeat, which produces MRAQLNERQSLETPIATFGAVGAPANDPSISANLSASALRRLALNLWGEGKPDSAARFLHAACELAPQDAAIWGDLAGALNAASKPREARLCMEKSLAIDDVQPRSWLLLATICGGLGDDIAAERAFAKSLDLDPMLADAAFGLGILYFRQQRFEAAAEQLRLVVKLGTNNKFVHICLAKALHLVGAFSEAASAYAVAAQFEPAEPLLLQNLALLRLIETTISGTVEQAIAAYRRTAGVHAEDIAKVTETAFHQLSGYGHRDAAIRLGQARLALVPNDPVQRYLLAALSGDELVSAPSDYLVAYFDRFAAGFDKQLVELLGYDVPRTLKVLAASIRPNFSAILDLGCGTGLGATHLRALGGTLTGVDLSPAMLEKASGRKLYDKLVEGEVLAYLSEAKETFDLVFAADLLVYFGKLEALVDAVARRLASGGLFAFSIETSAAGRGAGYRLMPSGRFAHRLAYLESVSRDAFELVATQETKLRLEANRPVEGALVVLRRR; this is translated from the coding sequence ATGCGCGCGCAGTTGAACGAACGTCAAAGCCTCGAAACGCCGATCGCGACCTTCGGTGCCGTCGGCGCGCCGGCGAACGATCCTTCGATATCGGCCAATCTCTCCGCCTCGGCTCTGCGTCGCCTTGCTCTCAACCTGTGGGGTGAGGGCAAGCCCGATTCGGCTGCGAGATTTCTGCACGCCGCTTGCGAATTGGCGCCGCAAGACGCGGCCATTTGGGGCGATCTTGCCGGCGCCTTGAACGCAGCGTCCAAGCCCCGCGAGGCGAGACTCTGCATGGAAAAGTCGCTCGCCATCGACGATGTGCAGCCGCGCAGCTGGCTCCTCCTCGCGACGATCTGCGGTGGCCTCGGGGACGACATCGCCGCCGAGCGCGCCTTCGCCAAATCGCTCGACCTTGACCCGATGCTCGCCGATGCCGCCTTCGGGCTCGGCATCTTGTATTTCCGCCAGCAGCGCTTCGAGGCGGCCGCCGAACAGCTGCGCCTGGTGGTCAAGCTCGGAACCAACAACAAATTCGTCCATATTTGTCTCGCGAAGGCGCTTCATCTCGTCGGCGCCTTCTCGGAAGCAGCGTCCGCCTATGCGGTGGCCGCGCAGTTCGAGCCGGCCGAGCCGCTGCTCTTGCAGAATCTCGCCTTGCTGCGCCTCATCGAGACGACGATCTCGGGCACAGTCGAGCAGGCGATTGCAGCCTATCGCCGCACGGCGGGAGTGCATGCCGAGGACATCGCCAAAGTGACCGAGACGGCCTTTCACCAGCTCAGCGGCTATGGTCATCGCGACGCGGCGATCCGTCTCGGACAGGCGCGGCTGGCCTTGGTGCCTAACGATCCGGTGCAGCGCTACCTCCTCGCGGCGCTCTCCGGCGACGAGCTCGTCAGCGCCCCCAGCGATTATCTTGTCGCCTATTTCGATCGCTTCGCAGCTGGCTTCGACAAACAGCTCGTGGAGCTTCTGGGCTACGACGTGCCGCGCACCCTCAAGGTGCTTGCGGCATCGATCAGGCCGAACTTTTCCGCGATTCTCGATCTCGGTTGCGGCACGGGGCTCGGCGCCACGCATCTGCGCGCTCTCGGAGGGACGCTCACCGGCGTCGATCTGTCGCCTGCGATGTTGGAAAAGGCGTCCGGACGCAAGCTCTACGACAAGCTGGTCGAGGGTGAGGTGCTCGCCTATCTGTCCGAAGCAAAAGAGACGTTCGACCTCGTTTTCGCAGCCGATCTCCTCGTCTATTTCGGGAAGCTCGAGGCGCTGGTCGACGCAGTGGCGAGGCGGCTCGCGAGCGGCGGGCTGTTCGCCTTCAGCATCGAGACAAGCGCCGCCGGCCGCGGCGCCGGATACAGGCTGATGCCGTCAGGACGCTTCGCTCATAGGCTTGCCTATCTGGAGTCGGTTTCGAGGGACGCGTTCGAGCTGGTCGCGACCCAGGAGACCAAGCTGCGGCTCGAGGCCAATCGCCCCGTCGAGGGAGCACTGGTGGTTCTACGGCGACGCTGA
- a CDS encoding dihydrofolate reductase, whose protein sequence is MTRPLVIVVAVAENGVIGKDNGLSWRIPSDMKRFRRVTMGKPLIMGRKTYESVGRPLPGREIVVVTRDRSFTADGVHIVHSPQDAVRKADELALRLGADEIIVAGGADIYAALLPQAARIDFTRVHADIEGDAAFPSLAAAEWREAGREEHAAEPGDDHAYALITYVRKGQNCVACS, encoded by the coding sequence ATGACCCGGCCCCTCGTGATCGTCGTCGCGGTCGCCGAGAACGGGGTGATCGGCAAGGATAACGGCCTGTCCTGGCGCATTCCGAGCGATATGAAGCGCTTTCGGCGTGTGACCATGGGCAAGCCGTTGATCATGGGGCGGAAAACCTACGAGTCGGTGGGGCGGCCCCTGCCGGGGCGCGAGATCGTGGTGGTGACGCGCGACCGATCCTTCACGGCGGATGGCGTTCACATCGTCCATTCGCCGCAGGACGCGGTGCGCAAGGCGGACGAGCTCGCCTTGAGGCTCGGCGCGGATGAGATCATCGTCGCCGGCGGCGCCGACATCTATGCGGCGTTGTTGCCGCAGGCGGCGCGTATCGATTTTACCCGCGTGCATGCCGATATTGAAGGCGATGCCGCATTTCCGAGCCTCGCCGCGGCCGAATGGCGCGAAGCGGGGCGCGAAGAGCATGCGGCGGAGCCCGGCGACGATCACGCCTATGCGCTCATCACCTATGTCAGGAAAGGGCAAAATTGCGTCGCTTGTTCGTGA